One Candidatus Neomarinimicrobiota bacterium genomic region harbors:
- a CDS encoding SurA N-terminal domain-containing protein: MGVMNKMRDNMAGIMIFLVVVFVLTMSVGGLVGGADITDLIGGNQSNVFTTVNGEELTRENFMRSLQNERENFRQRNSIEPNEQQMIQMTDQIWETMVTQILIRQTIEEQGIHVSPDEIKYFFTENVHPTIQQYFMSETGEFDYNAYQEAVNAPEAANFFAAMRQQVAAIVPVEKLQQKVIATTQVSEAEVRAEYMRNEVIYDMEYLFVKNSLWKDNETEVSEAELQNYYDLNLDDFQQEETRFLNIISTEIKATNSDTTRALNLINDVKDEILNGASFESMAEIHSEGPTGPNGGYLGWFGKGKMAPPFEKAAFSAPVGEIVGPVLTQFGYHLIKVEANRVENGTPEVEARHILVEIRPSETTRDKIRRDLKNLEFLADEIGFDQAVDSLGMAARKSNKLLQKDTYISGLGSFQSAVRFAYLSEIGAHSKVLQNDNHLAIFQLSEIIPAGDRPYDQAKVTIKRNVTNQKKQAMAKSVADDLLASLNADSDWSTVQIEGREGLLHQVVEGAQGNASIRGLGRYQEIFGFLANAEIGNISPVFDTPRGSVIVRLNARSDFDEAAYIASYDALYLSLTQNRQNEVWNKYLEDLREGADITDNRLRML, from the coding sequence ATGGGTGTGATGAACAAAATGCGGGACAACATGGCTGGGATTATGATCTTTCTAGTCGTTGTTTTCGTGCTAACCATGAGTGTCGGTGGATTGGTTGGAGGAGCCGATATTACAGATCTTATCGGTGGTAATCAATCCAACGTCTTTACTACGGTGAATGGTGAGGAACTGACCCGTGAGAACTTCATGCGTTCCTTGCAAAATGAGCGGGAAAATTTCAGACAAAGAAATAGTATTGAGCCCAATGAACAACAGATGATTCAAATGACAGATCAGATCTGGGAGACCATGGTGACTCAGATCCTTATTCGTCAGACCATTGAGGAACAGGGCATTCATGTTTCCCCCGATGAGATCAAATACTTTTTTACCGAGAACGTCCACCCCACTATCCAACAGTACTTTATGTCTGAAACAGGCGAATTCGACTACAATGCCTACCAGGAGGCAGTCAACGCTCCAGAAGCAGCCAATTTCTTTGCTGCCATGCGTCAACAGGTCGCTGCCATTGTTCCAGTGGAAAAACTTCAGCAAAAAGTAATTGCCACGACTCAGGTATCAGAGGCTGAGGTCCGTGCTGAATACATGCGTAATGAGGTCATCTATGACATGGAATATCTTTTTGTAAAGAATTCCCTCTGGAAAGACAATGAGACTGAAGTTTCAGAAGCTGAATTGCAAAATTACTATGATCTGAATCTTGATGATTTTCAGCAGGAAGAAACCCGTTTCCTGAACATCATTTCAACCGAGATTAAAGCAACGAATTCAGACACAACCCGGGCTCTCAATTTGATCAATGATGTGAAAGATGAGATCCTTAATGGTGCCAGTTTCGAATCAATGGCTGAGATTCATTCAGAAGGACCGACAGGTCCCAATGGTGGATACCTCGGTTGGTTTGGCAAGGGTAAAATGGCTCCTCCATTTGAAAAAGCTGCTTTTTCAGCTCCCGTTGGTGAAATTGTTGGTCCAGTATTAACTCAATTTGGTTATCATCTGATCAAGGTTGAAGCCAACCGGGTGGAGAACGGTACTCCAGAGGTTGAAGCCCGTCATATTCTGGTGGAGATACGACCCAGCGAAACCACTCGCGACAAAATCAGACGAGACCTGAAGAATCTGGAATTTCTGGCAGATGAGATTGGATTTGACCAGGCTGTTGATTCACTCGGAATGGCAGCGCGCAAGTCCAATAAGCTTCTTCAAAAGGATACTTATATCTCCGGACTTGGATCCTTCCAGTCTGCTGTTCGCTTCGCTTATCTCTCTGAGATAGGGGCTCACAGCAAAGTTTTGCAAAATGATAATCATCTTGCAATATTCCAGTTATCTGAGATAATACCTGCTGGTGACCGTCCTTATGATCAAGCAAAGGTGACCATCAAACGCAATGTTACCAATCAGAAAAAACAGGCGATGGCTAAATCTGTCGCTGACGATCTGCTAGCCAGTTTAAATGCAGATAGCGACTGGTCCACTGTTCAGATCGAGGGTCGTGAGGGTCTTTTGCATCAAGTAGTTGAGGGAGCACAGGGTAATGCAAGCATCAGGGGGCTTGGTCGTTACCAGGAGATCTTTGGTTTTCTTGCAAATGCTGAAATTGGTAATATCTCTCCGGTTTTTGACACCCCTCGGGGCTCAGTCATTGTGCGCTTGAATGCTCGGAGTGATTTTGATGAAGCAGCTTACATAGCCAGCTATGATGCCTTGTATCTGAGTCTAACTCAGAACCGTCAGAATGAGGTCTGGAACAAGTATTTGGAAGATCTCCGTGAGGGTGCAGACATAACTGATAATCGTCTGCGCATGCTCTAA